In one Ornithinimicrobium pratense genomic region, the following are encoded:
- a CDS encoding homogentisate 1,2-dioxygenase, with amino-acid sequence MAHYQCRGKVPPKRHTQHRDEQGNLYYEELMGEEGFSSDSSLLYHRNIPSAIAEARVWDLGDMSTVPNHPLLPRHLLLHDLFVESRAQDGTATVEQGVDVVSGRRLVLGNADVRLLYVVADTPSPYYRNGIGDECVYVERGGARVETVFGAFDVAQGDYMMIPRATTHRWIPLVEGDADFVEPLRAYVIEANSHIGPPKRYLSRFGQMLEHAPYCERDLRTPQGPLLAEDVGADRDEPTEVYIKHRGSGEHSTGGMVGTVYTYPYHPFDVVGWDGCLYPYVFNIRDFEPITGRVHQPPPVHQVFEGHNFVICNFVPRKVDYHPLAVPVPYYHSNVDSDEIMFYVDGDYEARKGSGIGKGSVSVHPGGHAHGPQPGATEASLGVEYFDETAVMVDTFRPLELGEAGLAVDDGKYAGSWGRGLAAARGGQPGSDEVFSTT; translated from the coding sequence ATGGCCCACTACCAGTGCAGGGGCAAGGTGCCCCCGAAACGGCATACCCAGCATCGCGACGAGCAGGGCAACCTGTACTACGAGGAGCTCATGGGTGAGGAGGGCTTCTCCTCTGACTCCAGCCTGCTCTACCACCGCAACATCCCCTCGGCGATCGCCGAGGCCCGGGTGTGGGACCTCGGCGACATGTCCACCGTGCCCAACCACCCGCTGCTGCCGCGTCACCTGTTGCTGCACGACCTCTTCGTGGAGTCTCGCGCACAGGATGGCACCGCGACCGTGGAGCAGGGCGTCGACGTGGTCAGCGGCCGACGGCTGGTGCTGGGCAACGCAGACGTCCGCCTGCTGTACGTCGTCGCCGACACTCCGAGCCCCTACTACCGCAACGGAATCGGGGACGAATGCGTCTACGTCGAGCGGGGCGGGGCCCGGGTGGAGACTGTCTTCGGCGCTTTCGACGTCGCCCAGGGTGACTACATGATGATCCCGAGGGCGACCACCCACCGCTGGATCCCCTTGGTGGAGGGTGACGCTGACTTCGTGGAGCCCCTGCGCGCGTATGTCATCGAGGCCAACAGCCACATCGGGCCGCCAAAGCGCTACCTGTCCCGCTTCGGCCAGATGCTCGAGCACGCGCCCTACTGCGAGCGCGACCTGCGCACCCCTCAGGGCCCCCTGTTGGCGGAGGACGTGGGCGCGGACCGGGATGAACCGACCGAGGTCTACATCAAGCACCGTGGCAGCGGCGAGCACTCCACCGGCGGCATGGTCGGCACCGTCTACACCTACCCCTACCACCCCTTCGACGTCGTTGGTTGGGACGGCTGCCTGTACCCCTACGTCTTCAACATTCGCGACTTCGAGCCGATCACTGGACGGGTGCACCAGCCGCCACCGGTGCACCAGGTCTTCGAGGGCCACAACTTCGTCATCTGCAACTTCGTGCCGCGCAAGGTGGACTACCACCCCCTGGCGGTCCCGGTGCCCTACTACCACTCCAACGTCGACTCTGACGAGATCATGTTCTACGTCGACGGTGACTACGAGGCGCGCAAGGGCAGCGGGATCGGTAAGGGCTCGGTCTCGGTCCACCCCGGTGGGCACGCCCACGGCCCTCAGCCGGGGGCCACAGAGGCCTCGCTCGGCGTGGAGTACTTCGACGAGACCGCGGTGATGGTCGACACCTTCCGGCCGCTGGAGCTGGGCGAGGCCGGTCTCGCGGTGGACGACGGGAAGTATGCCGGGTCCTGGGGACGTGGGCTGGCTGCGGCCAGGGGCGGGCAGCCGGGGTCGGACGAGGTCTTCTCCACCACCTAA
- a CDS encoding isochorismatase family protein: MSTALIVVDVQNDFCEGGSLAVEGGGAVAQGVSRHLAEHGARYAAVVATADWHVDPGNHWSDEPDFQSSWPVHCEAGTIGAEFHPALAPALEHVQAVFRKGEHEAAYSGFEGATQTHGRRLGLAEWLSERGIASVEVAGIATDYCVRATALDAVGQGLRTTVLVDLIAGVAPESTERALEELRAAGVGVRSADVA; this comes from the coding sequence ATGAGCACCGCACTGATCGTGGTCGACGTCCAGAACGACTTCTGCGAGGGGGGCTCCCTCGCCGTCGAGGGAGGCGGGGCGGTGGCCCAGGGAGTGAGCCGTCACCTGGCCGAGCACGGCGCCCGGTATGCCGCTGTGGTGGCCACCGCAGACTGGCACGTCGACCCTGGCAACCACTGGTCCGACGAGCCGGACTTCCAGAGCTCCTGGCCGGTGCACTGCGAGGCCGGCACGATCGGCGCCGAGTTCCATCCGGCCCTGGCGCCGGCGTTGGAGCACGTGCAGGCGGTCTTTCGCAAGGGCGAGCACGAGGCCGCCTACAGCGGCTTCGAGGGCGCCACGCAGACCCACGGCCGGCGGCTGGGCCTGGCCGAGTGGCTGAGCGAGCGCGGCATTGCCTCGGTCGAGGTGGCTGGCATCGCGACCGACTACTGCGTACGGGCCACGGCTCTGGACGCGGTTGGCCAGGGCCTGCGCACCACCGTCCTTGTCGACCTCATCGCCGGCGTGGCCCCGGAGAGCACCGAGCGGGCACTGGAGGAGCTGCGCGCCGCGGGGGTCGGGGTCCGGTCGGCCGACGTGGCATAA
- the fahA gene encoding fumarylacetoacetase encodes MTASRHALDLPADHPFTVHHLPYGAVSDGPDAPPRLAVRVGDHALDLASFAADTPWTAALAGPTLNAFLELGPTAWAGLREHLTQALTDPRRRAEVEQHLRPLTELTTHLPLEVKDYVDFYASEQHATNVGRIFRPDGEPLTPNWKHLPIGYHGRSSTIVVSGTDIPRPVGQRKAPSDPEPTFGPSIKLDIEAELGFVVAGSTPLGSPVGIDDAADHLFGVALFNDWSARDLQAWEYVPLGPFLGKSFASSVAAWITPMAALEAARIQLPAQDPQPLPYLTGSGAGLFGLDITMEVRLNGEVVSRPPYRAMYWSPAQMLAHLTVNGARLSSGDLFASGTVSGTQREQRGSFLELSWNGTEPFTLPDGSEHAFLRDGDTVTITATAPGQHGSTLGLAEVTGTIRPAR; translated from the coding sequence ATGACCGCGTCGAGGCACGCGCTGGACCTGCCCGCCGACCACCCGTTCACCGTCCACCACCTGCCCTACGGCGCGGTGAGCGACGGGCCGGACGCGCCGCCTCGGCTAGCGGTGCGGGTCGGTGACCACGCCTTGGACCTGGCCTCCTTCGCGGCGGACACCCCGTGGACAGCAGCCCTGGCCGGGCCGACCCTGAACGCCTTCCTGGAGCTGGGTCCCACAGCATGGGCGGGGTTGCGGGAGCACCTGACGCAGGCGCTGACCGACCCGAGGCGGCGGGCCGAGGTGGAGCAGCACCTGCGCCCTCTCACCGAGCTCACCACCCACCTGCCACTGGAGGTCAAGGACTACGTCGACTTCTACGCCAGCGAGCAGCACGCCACCAATGTGGGGCGCATCTTCCGCCCCGACGGCGAGCCGCTGACGCCCAACTGGAAGCACCTGCCGATCGGCTATCACGGTCGTTCCTCGACCATCGTCGTCTCCGGCACCGACATCCCCCGTCCGGTGGGCCAGCGCAAGGCACCGAGCGACCCGGAGCCGACCTTCGGCCCGAGCATCAAGCTGGACATCGAGGCTGAGCTGGGATTCGTGGTCGCAGGCTCGACACCCCTGGGCTCCCCCGTCGGGATCGACGATGCGGCGGACCATCTCTTCGGCGTGGCGCTCTTCAACGACTGGTCGGCCCGGGACCTGCAGGCCTGGGAGTACGTCCCACTCGGGCCCTTCCTGGGCAAGAGCTTCGCCTCATCGGTGGCGGCGTGGATCACTCCGATGGCCGCGCTGGAGGCAGCGCGCATCCAGCTTCCCGCGCAGGACCCCCAACCCCTGCCCTACCTCACCGGGTCCGGGGCCGGCCTGTTCGGACTGGACATCACCATGGAGGTCCGGCTCAACGGGGAGGTGGTGTCACGTCCGCCCTACCGCGCGATGTACTGGTCGCCCGCGCAGATGCTCGCGCACCTGACGGTCAACGGCGCCCGCCTGTCCAGCGGCGACCTCTTCGCCTCCGGGACGGTCTCCGGCACGCAGCGGGAGCAGCGCGGGTCCTTCCTCGAGCTGTCCTGGAACGGCACGGAGCCCTTTACCCTCCCCGACGGCTCGGAGCACGCCTTCCTCCGGGACGGCGACACGGTGACGATCACCGCGACCGCACCCGGCCAGCACGGCTCCACGCTGGGCCTGGCCGAGGTGACGGGGACGATCCGACCCGCCCGCTGA
- a CDS encoding DNA glycosylase AlkZ-like family protein has protein sequence MQQPHRLTARDARRVAVRAQLLSRPRPGDVVEAVRELAHLQIDPVNAVAPAQHLVLWSRLGSDYDTGELTRLLADRTLVELHGHIRPAEDIALYATAMAGWPVTLPGREGLLGWQRHNAEWVAGNDRARRDVLAHLQAEGPTPTGGLPDTTEVPWRSSGWTHEKNLGRLLDFMVARGEVAVASREGGQRLWDLAERVYPGVPALPLEEAIAEQDRRRLAACGILRPRGPQCPTESLDGGEAGEEAVVEGLPGTWRVDPRYLDGAAFQGRAALLCPIDRLVFDRTRMGQIFDFDYVLEMYKPKAKRRWGYYALPVLDGDQLVGKVDATADRKAGVLRVDALHEDGEWSAARRDRVVAEIEDLARWQGLNPVLPAHLGGE, from the coding sequence ATGCAGCAGCCGCACCGCCTCACCGCCCGTGACGCCCGCCGGGTCGCCGTGCGGGCCCAGCTGCTCAGCCGGCCCCGCCCGGGCGACGTCGTCGAGGCCGTGCGCGAGCTCGCGCACCTGCAGATCGACCCGGTGAACGCGGTGGCACCGGCGCAGCACCTGGTGCTGTGGAGCCGTCTCGGCAGCGACTACGACACCGGTGAGCTGACCCGGCTCTTGGCCGACCGGACGCTGGTGGAGCTGCACGGGCACATCCGCCCGGCCGAAGACATCGCGCTGTATGCCACCGCGATGGCGGGGTGGCCGGTGACGTTGCCCGGTCGCGAGGGGCTGCTGGGCTGGCAGCGGCACAACGCCGAGTGGGTAGCGGGGAACGACCGGGCGCGGCGCGACGTGCTGGCCCACCTGCAGGCGGAGGGCCCCACCCCCACCGGCGGCCTGCCGGACACGACCGAGGTGCCGTGGCGCTCGAGCGGATGGACGCACGAGAAGAACTTGGGGCGGCTTCTCGACTTCATGGTCGCGCGCGGCGAGGTCGCGGTGGCGAGCAGGGAGGGCGGGCAGCGGCTCTGGGACCTCGCCGAACGCGTGTACCCCGGGGTGCCGGCCCTGCCGCTCGAGGAGGCGATAGCCGAGCAGGACCGACGCCGGCTGGCGGCTTGCGGCATCCTGCGCCCGCGCGGACCCCAGTGCCCCACTGAGTCGCTCGACGGGGGCGAGGCGGGAGAGGAGGCGGTGGTTGAGGGGCTGCCCGGTACCTGGCGGGTCGACCCGCGCTACCTGGACGGCGCTGCCTTCCAGGGTCGCGCGGCGCTGCTGTGCCCGATTGACCGGCTGGTCTTCGACCGCACCCGGATGGGGCAGATCTTCGACTTCGACTACGTCCTGGAGATGTACAAGCCCAAGGCCAAGCGACGCTGGGGCTACTACGCCTTACCCGTGCTCGACGGGGACCAGTTGGTGGGCAAGGTGGACGCGACCGCCGACCGCAAGGCGGGTGTGCTGCGTGTGGACGCGCTGCACGAGGACGGGGAATGGAGCGCTGCACGCCGGGACCGGGTGGTCGCCGAGATCGAAGATCTTGCGCGCTGGCAGGGCTTGAACCCGGTGCTGCCCGCCCACCTGGGTGGTGAGTAA